In Astatotilapia calliptera chromosome 23, fAstCal1.2, whole genome shotgun sequence, a genomic segment contains:
- the LOC113015778 gene encoding histone demethylase UTY-like isoform X1: MQSCGVSLAAAACAAARSLGSASSSGDEGKKMAAGKASETEEDFPTLTAEERDSLAGIDSSLFGFQKLHEDGARTKALLMKAVRCYDSLILKAEGKVDPELFCQLGHFNLLLEDYPKALSAYQRYYSLQSDYWKNAAFLYGLGMVYFHYNAFQWAIKAFQEVLYIDPGFSRAKEIHLRLGLMFKVNTDYESSLKHFQLALIDSNPCTLSKAEIQFHIAHLYEIQKKYRASKEAYESLLQTEDLPAQVKATTLQQLGWMHHTVEQLGDRGSRDSYAIQCLQKSLEADPNSGQSWYFLGRCYSSIGKVQDAFMSYRQSIDKSEANADTWCSIGVLYQQQNQPMDALQAYICAVQLDHSHAAAWMDLGTLYESCNQPHDAIKCYINATRSKGCTNTVALTHRIKCLQAQLSNPQLSSLQSKSKMLPLIEEAWSLPIPAELTSRQGGLSSAPQQACKPNHSAEGGGSGQSLPPHVGSLGQADDQSCPAKRRKASGPAKGDSWASNPAQPVPNWYLSPQKLQMLEQLRSNRANLKPPQLQMLEQLEAQLAIMQQHQHQMRQSASGGQVRPSLPNGPTTNSLPSPNPSLHPMRPHLGPHRPPCPPQPLANGPVGSAPHGHLDPLPAGDSSNSSSNSSSSNNNQPGPAPTGPNGDVPYLQPAGSGGAALLPHTCTNTQTQDAMPRQALHLNSSQGLQKGSVPHGSSSEGTLSHPETPNSTTLAHPNNQVGHSTNAPSPRPHNHLPSPPSLPHSSTSGGAGPSVSATKDGNATAASLGNGNSVVKTPSPLPSADGKAAQGDGLANHIHSDGSKVVEGGDKPSLSADNPRLSALLAGGKGPEESEGPSEGTAPAASTTSDPHKKINNIHPAVLPSTPHAQGSSAASSPISAISTATPSPKSSEHTQACGHSPAGTAATAPAVNGNSKGGISEDSQSPLKAEPPAVTSLKATPPHGHSSSSSSSSSSISIYPSSTDVLKACRNLGKNGLSNSSILLDKCPPPRLPPPPSPALPKDKLNPPTPSIYLENKRDAFFPPLHQFCTNPSNPVTVIRGLAGALKLDLGLFSTKTLVEANPEHLVEVWTQLSQPADENWDPTGTKKMWRCESARSQTTIAKYAQYQAASFQESLREENEKKALKEPSDTEPASAESAARKRRGPLKYIKFGTNIDVSDERKWKQQLQELSKLPAFARVVSAGNLLSHVGHTIMGMNTVQLYMKVPGSRIPGHQEHNNFCAVNINIGPGDCEWFAVPEPYWGVMSNFCEKNNINFLMGSWWPNLEDLYEADVPVYRFIQRPGDLVWLNTGTVHWVQAIGWCNNIAWNVGPLTAHQYKLAVERYEWNKLQSVKSMVPMVHLSWNMARNIKVSDHKLFEMIKYCLLRTLKQCQWVKEALAAAGKETVLRPRTRDEPAHYCTICEVEVFNLLFVRRELLSKKQCVVHCQDCARKGSAALDDFVVLEQYRMEDMMQVYDQFTLAPPLHSSSS; encoded by the exons GCTGTTCGGTGCTACGATTCACTCATCCTTAAGGCAGAGGGCAAAGTGGACCCTGAGTTATTCTGCCAGCTGGGCCACTTCAACCTCCTCTTGGAGGATTATCCGAAAG CATTATCAGCATACCAGAGGTACTACAGTTTACAGTCAGACTACTGGAAG AATGCCGCCTTTCTGTATGGCCTTGGAATGGTCTACTTCCACTATAATGCCTTTCAGTG GGCGATCAAAGCATTCCAGGAGGTGCTGTACATTGACCCGGGGTTCTCCCGGGCTAAGGAGATCCACCTGCGCCTAGGTCTCATGTTCAAGGTCAACACAGACTACGAGTCAAGCCTAAAG CATTTTCAGCTGGCTTTGATTGACTCCAACCCCTGCACTTTGTCCAAAGCTGAAA ttcagTTCCACATTGCTCATCTGTATGAGATTCAG AAGAAATACCGGGCTTCCAAGGAGGCTTACGAGAGCCTTCTGCAGACAGAGGATCTTCCTGCGCAGGTGAAGGCCACTACCCTGCAGCAGTTAG GCTGGATGCATCACACGGTGGAGCAGCTCGGGGACAGAGGAAGCAGGGACAGCTATGCCATCCAGTGTCTGCAGAAGTCTCTGGAGGCCGACCCTAACTCTGGACAGTCCTGGTACTTCCTTGGCAG GTGCTACTCCAGTATTGGGAAAGTCCAGGATGCCTTCATGTCTTATCGGCAATCCATAGACAAATCAGAGGCCAATGCAGACACCTGGTGCTCAATAGG GGTGTTGTACCAGCAGCAGAACCAGCCCATGGACGCTCTGCAGGCGTACATCTGCGCCGTGCAGCTGGACCACAGCCACGCCGCTGCCTGGATGGACCTGGGCACGCTGTACGAGTCCTGCAACCAGCCGCACGACGCCATCAAGTGCTACATCAATGCCACTCGCAGCAAGGGCTGCACCAACACTGTTGCGCTAACCCACCGCATCAAATGCCTGCAG GCTCAGTTGAGTAACCCCCAGCTCAGTAGCCTacagagtaaaagtaaaatgctCCCTCTTATTGAGGAGGCATGGAGTCTGCCAATCCCAGCTGAGCTAACCTCCAGGCAGGGAGGCCTGAGCAGTGCACCACAGCAG GCTTGTAAGCCCAATCACAGTGCAGAGGGCGGGGGCTCGGGTCAGTCTCTGCCTCCTCACGTGGGCTCGCTTGGCCAAGCGGACGACCAGTCCTGCCCAGCCAAGAGGAGGAAAGCCTCCGGTCCTGCCAAG GGTGATTCATGGGCCAGTAATCCAGCACAGCCAGTCCCCAACTGGTACCTCTCACCACAGAAATTACAG ATGTTGGAACAGTTACGGAGTAATCGGGCCAACTTGAAGCCGCCGCAGCTCCAGATGTTGGAGCAGCTGGAGGCTCAGCTCGCCATAATGCAGCAGCACCAGCACCAG atGAGACAGAGCGCCTCAGGAGGTCAGGTGCGCCCATCTCTCCCCAACGGCCCCACTACCAACTCCCTCCCCTCCCCCAACCCCAGCCTGCACCCCATGCGGCCCCACCTGGGACCCCACCGGCCACCGTGTCCGCCTCAGCCACTGGCCAACGGGCCCGTGGGCTCCGCGCCGCACGGACACTTGGACCCGCTCCCCGCGGGTGACAGTAGTAACagtagtagtaatagtagtagtagtaataataatcagCCAGGGCCCGCGCCCACAGGACCCAACGGAGACGTGCCTTACCTGCAACCTGCCGGCAGCGGCGGTGCAGCACTGCTACCtcacacctgcacaaacacGCAAACACAGGACGCCATGCCGCGCCAGGCCCTGCACCTAAACTCCTCTCAG GGGCTTCAGAAGGGGTCTGTTCCACATGGCTCCAGCAGTGAGGGGACCCTCTCTCACCCCGAGACCCCCAACTCCACCACCCTCGCGCACCCCAACAATCAGGTTGGACATTCCACTAATGCCCCGTCGCCACGGCCTCATAACCACCTCCCATCCCCGCCCTCCCTCCCCCACTCCTCTACCTCAGGTGGAGCAGGACCCAGTGTGTCCGCTACCAAAGATGGCAACGCCACAGCCGCGTCCCTCGGCAACGGCAACTCTGTGGTCAAGACACCGTCGCCGCTGCCATCAGCTGATGGCAAAGCAGCGCAGGGGGACGGCCTAGCCAATCACATCCACTCGGATGGCAGCAAAGTGGTAGAAGGCGGCGACAAGCCGAGCCTTAGCGCAGACAATCCTAGGCTATCTGCCCTGCTGGCAGGGGGGAAGGGTCCAGAGGAGAGCGAGGGGCCGTCAGAAGGGACTGCGCCTGCGGCATCCACCACCTCGGATCCCCACAAGAAAATCAACAACATCCACCCGGCCGTCCTGCCCTCCACCCCCCACGCACAGGGCAGCTCAGCTGCCTCCTCGCCCATCTCTGCCATATCCACCGCCACACCTTCGCCCAAATCCTCAGAGCACACCCAGGCATGTGGCCACAGTCCTGCTGGCACCGCAGCCACTGCACCCGCCGTCAACGGCAACAGCAAAGGAGGTATTTCCGAGGACTCCCAGAGCCCGCTGAAGGCTGAGCCGCCTGCCGTCACCAGTCTCAAAGCTACGCCTCCGCACGGACACAGCTCCTCGTCGTCGTCATCGTCGTCTTCAATATCCATCTACCCCAGCTCCACAGACGTGCTGAAGGCCTGCAG AAACCTGGGGAAGAACGGTCTGTCCAACAGCAGCATCCTCCTCGATAAGTGCCCCCCGCCACGCCTGCCACCTCCACCCTCACCAGCCCTGCCCAAAGACAAGCTCAACCCTCCCACACCTAGCATCTAC CTGGAGAACAAGAGAGATGCTTTCTTCCCCCCGCTGCACCAGTTCTGCACAAACCCCTCCAACCCCGTCACTGTCATTCGAGGACTGGCTGGAGCTCTCAAACTGG ACTTGGGTCTGTTTTCCACAAAGACGTTGGTCGAGGCCAATCCAGAGCACCTGGTGGAGGTCTGGACTCAGCTCTCCCAGCCCGCCGATGAGAACTGGGATCCGACCGGCACCAAGAAAATGTGGCGCTGTGAGAGCGCCCGCTCCCAAACCACCATCGCCAAATACGCCCAGTATCAGGCCGCCTCCTTCCAAGAGTCCCTGCGG GAAGAGAATGAAAAGAAGGCACTAAAGGAGCCCTCAGACACAGAGCCAGCGTCAGCAGAGAG TGCTGCCCGCAAAAGAAGGGGACCTTTGAAATACATCAAGTTTGGAACCAACATCGACGTGTCGGACGAACGGAA GTGGAAACAGCAGCTCCAGGAGCTCAGCAAACTCCCAGCCTTCGCTCGAGTGGTTTCTGCCGGCAACCTGCTCAGTCACGTGGGTCACACCATCATGGGTATGAACACAGTCCAGCTCTACATGAAGGTGCCTGGGAGCCGGATACCAG GTCATCAGGAACACAATAACTTCTGTGCCGTCAACATCAACATTGGACCAGGAGACTGTGAATGGTTTGCAGTACCGGAGCCCTACTGGGGAGTGATGAGCAACTTCTGTGAAAA GAACAACATCAACTTCCTGATGGGCTCGTGGTGGCCTAACCTGGAGGACTTGTACGAGGCCGACGTGCCCGTCTATCGCTTCATTCAGCGCCCGGGCGACTTGGTGTGGCTTAACACTGGCACAGTGCACTGGGTGCAGGCTATTGGCTGGTGCAATAACATCGCCTGGAACGTGGGACCTCTTACCG CTCACCAGTACAAGCTGGCTGTGGAGCGATACGAGTGGAATAAGCTCCAGAGCGTCAAGTCCATGGTTCCCATGGTGCACCTCTCCTGGAACATGGCGCGCAACATTAAAGTGTCCGACCACAAGCTGTTCGAGATGATCAA GTACTGCTTGCTGCGGACGCTGAAGCAGTGCCAGTGGGTGAAGGAAGCCTTGGCGGCAGCCGGCAAGGAAACGGTGCTGAGGCCGAGGACCAGGGACGAGCCGGCCCACTACTGCACCATCTGTGAG GTGGAAGTGTTCAACCTGCTGTTTGTGCGCCGCGAGCTCCTGTCCAAGAAGCAGTGCGTGGTCCACTGCCAGGATTGTGCCCGAAAAGGCAGCGCCGCACTGGACGACTTCGTGGTGCTGGAGCAGTACAGGATGGAGGACATGATGCAGGTCTACGACCAGTTCACATTA GCCCCTCctcttcattcatcttcgtCTTGA
- the LOC113015778 gene encoding lysine-specific demethylase 6A-like isoform X2, with translation MQSCGVSLAAAACAAARSLGSASSSGDEGKKMAAGKASETEEDFPTLTAEERDSLAGIDSSLFGFQKLHEDGARTKALLMKAVRCYDSLILKAEGKVDPELFCQLGHFNLLLEDYPKALSAYQRYYSLQSDYWKNAAFLYGLGMVYFHYNAFQWAIKAFQEVLYIDPGFSRAKEIHLRLGLMFKVNTDYESSLKHFQLALIDSNPCTLSKAEIQFHIAHLYEIQKKYRASKEAYESLLQTEDLPAQVKATTLQQLGWMHHTVEQLGDRGSRDSYAIQCLQKSLEADPNSGQSWYFLGRCYSSIGKVQDAFMSYRQSIDKSEANADTWCSIGVLYQQQNQPMDALQAYICAVQLDHSHAAAWMDLGTLYESCNQPHDAIKCYINATRSKGCTNTVALTHRIKCLQACKPNHSAEGGGSGQSLPPHVGSLGQADDQSCPAKRRKASGPAKGDSWASNPAQPVPNWYLSPQKLQMLEQLRSNRANLKPPQLQMLEQLEAQLAIMQQHQHQMRQSASGGQVRPSLPNGPTTNSLPSPNPSLHPMRPHLGPHRPPCPPQPLANGPVGSAPHGHLDPLPAGDSSNSSSNSSSSNNNQPGPAPTGPNGDVPYLQPAGSGGAALLPHTCTNTQTQDAMPRQALHLNSSQGLQKGSVPHGSSSEGTLSHPETPNSTTLAHPNNQVGHSTNAPSPRPHNHLPSPPSLPHSSTSGGAGPSVSATKDGNATAASLGNGNSVVKTPSPLPSADGKAAQGDGLANHIHSDGSKVVEGGDKPSLSADNPRLSALLAGGKGPEESEGPSEGTAPAASTTSDPHKKINNIHPAVLPSTPHAQGSSAASSPISAISTATPSPKSSEHTQACGHSPAGTAATAPAVNGNSKGGISEDSQSPLKAEPPAVTSLKATPPHGHSSSSSSSSSSISIYPSSTDVLKACRNLGKNGLSNSSILLDKCPPPRLPPPPSPALPKDKLNPPTPSIYLENKRDAFFPPLHQFCTNPSNPVTVIRGLAGALKLDLGLFSTKTLVEANPEHLVEVWTQLSQPADENWDPTGTKKMWRCESARSQTTIAKYAQYQAASFQESLREENEKKALKEPSDTEPASAESAARKRRGPLKYIKFGTNIDVSDERKWKQQLQELSKLPAFARVVSAGNLLSHVGHTIMGMNTVQLYMKVPGSRIPGHQEHNNFCAVNINIGPGDCEWFAVPEPYWGVMSNFCEKNNINFLMGSWWPNLEDLYEADVPVYRFIQRPGDLVWLNTGTVHWVQAIGWCNNIAWNVGPLTAHQYKLAVERYEWNKLQSVKSMVPMVHLSWNMARNIKVSDHKLFEMIKYCLLRTLKQCQWVKEALAAAGKETVLRPRTRDEPAHYCTICEVEVFNLLFVRRELLSKKQCVVHCQDCARKGSAALDDFVVLEQYRMEDMMQVYDQFTLAPPLHSSSS, from the exons GCTGTTCGGTGCTACGATTCACTCATCCTTAAGGCAGAGGGCAAAGTGGACCCTGAGTTATTCTGCCAGCTGGGCCACTTCAACCTCCTCTTGGAGGATTATCCGAAAG CATTATCAGCATACCAGAGGTACTACAGTTTACAGTCAGACTACTGGAAG AATGCCGCCTTTCTGTATGGCCTTGGAATGGTCTACTTCCACTATAATGCCTTTCAGTG GGCGATCAAAGCATTCCAGGAGGTGCTGTACATTGACCCGGGGTTCTCCCGGGCTAAGGAGATCCACCTGCGCCTAGGTCTCATGTTCAAGGTCAACACAGACTACGAGTCAAGCCTAAAG CATTTTCAGCTGGCTTTGATTGACTCCAACCCCTGCACTTTGTCCAAAGCTGAAA ttcagTTCCACATTGCTCATCTGTATGAGATTCAG AAGAAATACCGGGCTTCCAAGGAGGCTTACGAGAGCCTTCTGCAGACAGAGGATCTTCCTGCGCAGGTGAAGGCCACTACCCTGCAGCAGTTAG GCTGGATGCATCACACGGTGGAGCAGCTCGGGGACAGAGGAAGCAGGGACAGCTATGCCATCCAGTGTCTGCAGAAGTCTCTGGAGGCCGACCCTAACTCTGGACAGTCCTGGTACTTCCTTGGCAG GTGCTACTCCAGTATTGGGAAAGTCCAGGATGCCTTCATGTCTTATCGGCAATCCATAGACAAATCAGAGGCCAATGCAGACACCTGGTGCTCAATAGG GGTGTTGTACCAGCAGCAGAACCAGCCCATGGACGCTCTGCAGGCGTACATCTGCGCCGTGCAGCTGGACCACAGCCACGCCGCTGCCTGGATGGACCTGGGCACGCTGTACGAGTCCTGCAACCAGCCGCACGACGCCATCAAGTGCTACATCAATGCCACTCGCAGCAAGGGCTGCACCAACACTGTTGCGCTAACCCACCGCATCAAATGCCTGCAG GCTTGTAAGCCCAATCACAGTGCAGAGGGCGGGGGCTCGGGTCAGTCTCTGCCTCCTCACGTGGGCTCGCTTGGCCAAGCGGACGACCAGTCCTGCCCAGCCAAGAGGAGGAAAGCCTCCGGTCCTGCCAAG GGTGATTCATGGGCCAGTAATCCAGCACAGCCAGTCCCCAACTGGTACCTCTCACCACAGAAATTACAG ATGTTGGAACAGTTACGGAGTAATCGGGCCAACTTGAAGCCGCCGCAGCTCCAGATGTTGGAGCAGCTGGAGGCTCAGCTCGCCATAATGCAGCAGCACCAGCACCAG atGAGACAGAGCGCCTCAGGAGGTCAGGTGCGCCCATCTCTCCCCAACGGCCCCACTACCAACTCCCTCCCCTCCCCCAACCCCAGCCTGCACCCCATGCGGCCCCACCTGGGACCCCACCGGCCACCGTGTCCGCCTCAGCCACTGGCCAACGGGCCCGTGGGCTCCGCGCCGCACGGACACTTGGACCCGCTCCCCGCGGGTGACAGTAGTAACagtagtagtaatagtagtagtagtaataataatcagCCAGGGCCCGCGCCCACAGGACCCAACGGAGACGTGCCTTACCTGCAACCTGCCGGCAGCGGCGGTGCAGCACTGCTACCtcacacctgcacaaacacGCAAACACAGGACGCCATGCCGCGCCAGGCCCTGCACCTAAACTCCTCTCAG GGGCTTCAGAAGGGGTCTGTTCCACATGGCTCCAGCAGTGAGGGGACCCTCTCTCACCCCGAGACCCCCAACTCCACCACCCTCGCGCACCCCAACAATCAGGTTGGACATTCCACTAATGCCCCGTCGCCACGGCCTCATAACCACCTCCCATCCCCGCCCTCCCTCCCCCACTCCTCTACCTCAGGTGGAGCAGGACCCAGTGTGTCCGCTACCAAAGATGGCAACGCCACAGCCGCGTCCCTCGGCAACGGCAACTCTGTGGTCAAGACACCGTCGCCGCTGCCATCAGCTGATGGCAAAGCAGCGCAGGGGGACGGCCTAGCCAATCACATCCACTCGGATGGCAGCAAAGTGGTAGAAGGCGGCGACAAGCCGAGCCTTAGCGCAGACAATCCTAGGCTATCTGCCCTGCTGGCAGGGGGGAAGGGTCCAGAGGAGAGCGAGGGGCCGTCAGAAGGGACTGCGCCTGCGGCATCCACCACCTCGGATCCCCACAAGAAAATCAACAACATCCACCCGGCCGTCCTGCCCTCCACCCCCCACGCACAGGGCAGCTCAGCTGCCTCCTCGCCCATCTCTGCCATATCCACCGCCACACCTTCGCCCAAATCCTCAGAGCACACCCAGGCATGTGGCCACAGTCCTGCTGGCACCGCAGCCACTGCACCCGCCGTCAACGGCAACAGCAAAGGAGGTATTTCCGAGGACTCCCAGAGCCCGCTGAAGGCTGAGCCGCCTGCCGTCACCAGTCTCAAAGCTACGCCTCCGCACGGACACAGCTCCTCGTCGTCGTCATCGTCGTCTTCAATATCCATCTACCCCAGCTCCACAGACGTGCTGAAGGCCTGCAG AAACCTGGGGAAGAACGGTCTGTCCAACAGCAGCATCCTCCTCGATAAGTGCCCCCCGCCACGCCTGCCACCTCCACCCTCACCAGCCCTGCCCAAAGACAAGCTCAACCCTCCCACACCTAGCATCTAC CTGGAGAACAAGAGAGATGCTTTCTTCCCCCCGCTGCACCAGTTCTGCACAAACCCCTCCAACCCCGTCACTGTCATTCGAGGACTGGCTGGAGCTCTCAAACTGG ACTTGGGTCTGTTTTCCACAAAGACGTTGGTCGAGGCCAATCCAGAGCACCTGGTGGAGGTCTGGACTCAGCTCTCCCAGCCCGCCGATGAGAACTGGGATCCGACCGGCACCAAGAAAATGTGGCGCTGTGAGAGCGCCCGCTCCCAAACCACCATCGCCAAATACGCCCAGTATCAGGCCGCCTCCTTCCAAGAGTCCCTGCGG GAAGAGAATGAAAAGAAGGCACTAAAGGAGCCCTCAGACACAGAGCCAGCGTCAGCAGAGAG TGCTGCCCGCAAAAGAAGGGGACCTTTGAAATACATCAAGTTTGGAACCAACATCGACGTGTCGGACGAACGGAA GTGGAAACAGCAGCTCCAGGAGCTCAGCAAACTCCCAGCCTTCGCTCGAGTGGTTTCTGCCGGCAACCTGCTCAGTCACGTGGGTCACACCATCATGGGTATGAACACAGTCCAGCTCTACATGAAGGTGCCTGGGAGCCGGATACCAG GTCATCAGGAACACAATAACTTCTGTGCCGTCAACATCAACATTGGACCAGGAGACTGTGAATGGTTTGCAGTACCGGAGCCCTACTGGGGAGTGATGAGCAACTTCTGTGAAAA GAACAACATCAACTTCCTGATGGGCTCGTGGTGGCCTAACCTGGAGGACTTGTACGAGGCCGACGTGCCCGTCTATCGCTTCATTCAGCGCCCGGGCGACTTGGTGTGGCTTAACACTGGCACAGTGCACTGGGTGCAGGCTATTGGCTGGTGCAATAACATCGCCTGGAACGTGGGACCTCTTACCG CTCACCAGTACAAGCTGGCTGTGGAGCGATACGAGTGGAATAAGCTCCAGAGCGTCAAGTCCATGGTTCCCATGGTGCACCTCTCCTGGAACATGGCGCGCAACATTAAAGTGTCCGACCACAAGCTGTTCGAGATGATCAA GTACTGCTTGCTGCGGACGCTGAAGCAGTGCCAGTGGGTGAAGGAAGCCTTGGCGGCAGCCGGCAAGGAAACGGTGCTGAGGCCGAGGACCAGGGACGAGCCGGCCCACTACTGCACCATCTGTGAG GTGGAAGTGTTCAACCTGCTGTTTGTGCGCCGCGAGCTCCTGTCCAAGAAGCAGTGCGTGGTCCACTGCCAGGATTGTGCCCGAAAAGGCAGCGCCGCACTGGACGACTTCGTGGTGCTGGAGCAGTACAGGATGGAGGACATGATGCAGGTCTACGACCAGTTCACATTA GCCCCTCctcttcattcatcttcgtCTTGA